Proteins encoded in a region of the Neodiprion lecontei isolate iyNeoLeco1 chromosome 5, iyNeoLeco1.1, whole genome shotgun sequence genome:
- the LOC107218009 gene encoding ras-interacting protein RIP3: MDLTRNAIALGLFCVLATAAEPPVPQGIRASNVLGGSGQHASFSFVRPGLTQTSYSFNGPSSHQAFSSSIGNPHLAQKVLPNVAQALAYRNPGLGYFPTGPITTAYASSGVQAAPGGHPPTLGTQVAYQGAPAPDQSEAAALRAYLQQQYQQQYQQQIQQQYLQAQQQHQLQNSQAAPQAQPDATAYQAQLAQIHAFRQAQAQAQAAQSSEQLQQIPEQIQLQQREQQQQQQQQQQTQNLLGVAYSSAPSVAHVKVSGNGYNFDF, encoded by the exons ATGGATTTAACG AGAAACGCAATCGCCCTTGGGCTGTTCTGCGTTTTGGCGACCGCTGCGGAACCTCCAGTACCACAAGGCATCAGAGCCTCGAATGTCCTTGGAGGTTCGGGACAACACGCCTCCTTTAGCTTCGTAAGGCCCGGACTCACGCAGACCTCGTACTCCTTCAACGGGCCCAGTTCACATCAAGCCTTCAGTTCCAGCATCGGCAATCCTCACCTTGCCCAAAAAGTGCTGCCCAATGTGGCCCAAGCCTTGGCCTACCGGAACCCTGGACTAG GCTACTTTCCAACTGGCCCGATAACAACCGCGTACGCTTCGTCCGGAGTACAGGCCGCACCTGGAGGTCATCCTCCTACTCTCGGAACGCAAGTAGCTTACCAAGGAGCACCGGCTCCTGATCAATCCGAGGCGGCTGCCCTGCGCGCTTACCTTCAGCAACAATACCAGCAACAGTACCAGCAGCAGATTCAGCAACAATACTTGCAGGCCCAACAACAACATCAGCTGCAGAATTCTCAAGCTGCACCGCAAGCACAGCCAGACGCCACGGCTTATCAAGCTCAACTTGCACAGATCCATGCGTTTAGACAGGCGCAAGCGCAGGCTCAGGCCGCTCAATCTTCTGAGCAATTACAGCAG ATTCCCGAACAAATACAGCTGCAACAGcgagaacaacaacaacaacagcaacaacaacagcagacTCAGAACTTACTCGGCGTCGCTTATTCATCAGCCCCTTCGGTCGCTCACGTGAAAGTGAGCGGAAATGGATACAATTTTGACTTTTAA